The following nucleotide sequence is from Streptomyces caniferus.
AGGCCTGCGGCGGCGACCGGGCCGGGGTGCGGCGGCAGGAACGCGTGGGTCATGGACAGGCCCGCGAGGAGCGGCATGCAGTAGAGCAGGATCGACTTGCCGCTGCGCTTGGCGGCGGCGTAGACGATCGGCGCCAGGACGAAGATGCCGACGTCGAAGAAGACCGGGATGCCGAAGATCAGGCCGGTCAGGCCCATGGCGAGCGGTTCGCGCTGCTCGCCGAAGAGGCGGAGCAGCCGGGAACTCAGCACCTCCGCGCCGCCGGAGACCTCCAGGATCGCGCCGAGCATGGTGCCCAGGCCGATGATGATGGCGACGTGCCCGAGGATGCCGCCCATACCGGTCTCGATCATCGAGACGGCGTCGGATTTCTGCACCGTGCCGAAGAGTTCGGTGACGGAGAGCCCGGCGGCCAGGCCCACCGCTATGGAGACCGTCAGCAGCGCGACGAACGGCTGCAGCCGGACCTTGATGATCAGGACGAGGAGCAGGGCGATGCCCAGGGCGGCGACCGTGAGGAGCCCCGCGGTGCCCGGTATGAGGGCGGGCAGTCCACCCGTATGGGGTGGTGGTGGCGGGGTGGCGGGCGTGGCGGCGAGGAACATGGGGTGACTCCGTTGTCAGGCAGGGGCGGATCCCGGGAGGTCCGGGGAGTCCCCTGGAAGGCATCTCCAGGCAGGGGGGACCGCGGCACGGCGCCCCGTCGGTACGGGGCGCCGTGCCGTGCGGCGAGCGGTGCGCGTGCGGTGGCGCTAACGGCAGGCGGGGCAAGGGGTTCGGTGCCTCAGCTCAGGACCGCGAGGGCGTCGATCTCGATGAGCAGGCCCTTGGGCAGACCGACGTAGACGGTCGTACGGGCCGACGGAGCCTCCTTGAGGCCCTGCTCCTCGAAGTAGGCGTTGTAGATCTCGTTCATCTCGGCGAAGTGGTCCACGTCGGTGAGGTAGACGCGGATCATCATCGCGTCGTCCCAGCTCGCGCCGCCCTCTTCGAGGATGGCCTGGACGTTGGCGAGGGTCTGCAGGGTCTGCTCGCGCAGGGTGGGGCCGGCCGGGGTGGGGGCCTGTCCCTCGACGGCGGGGAGGAAGCCGACCTGGCCCGCGACCTGGAGGATGTTGCCCTTCTTGACGCCGTGGGAGAACTTCGCGGGCGGAGTGGTGTGGGTGGCCGGGGTGAGCGCGATCTTCTCGGTCATGGTGTTCAGGCTTCCTGTACGGGACCAGTGGTTACTGGGGAATTGCGGTTCCGGAGTACTCCCGGCTGATGGTGTCGGCGGTGCGGCGCACCAGCGGGAGCAGGGTGAGGAGTTCCTCGGCGGTGACGACGACGTTCGGCGCGGAGACCGACATGGCGGCGACCAGACGCCCGTCCGCGCCGCGGATGGGCGCCGCGACGCAGTTGATGGACTCCTCGTGGCCACCGAGGTCGGTGGCCCAGCCCTGTTCGCGGACCTTGGCCAGTTCGGCGAGGAACGCCGTGGCGTGGGGTGTCGAACGGGACGTGTAGAGGGGGTAGTCGAGCTTCTCCGCGAGGGCGCGGCGCTCGGGTTCGGGCAGGTCGGCGAGGAGCAGCTTGGCGACCGCGGCGACGGTGAGCGCGACGGGCTTGCCGATCCGGGAGTACATCCGGACCGGATAGCGGCTCTCGACCTTGTCGATGTAGAGGACCTCGTTCTCCTCGTGGACCGCGAGGTGGACGGTGTGACCGCACCTCTCGTTGAGGGCGACGAGGTGGGGGTGGGCGATTTCGCGTACGTCGAGGTTCTCGACGGCCTGCTGGGCGAGGGCGAAGAGCCGGGCGCCGAGGCGGTAGCGCTGGTCGGACTGGCGGTAGACGAGGCCGTGTTCGTGGAGGGTGCGCAGGAGGCGGAGGGCCGTGGACTTGTGGACACCGAGCCGGTCGGCGACCTGTCCCAGGTCGGCGGGCCCCTCGGCGAGCAGCGGCAGGATGCTCAACGCTCGGTCGACGGTCTGGCTCATGCGCGGACCTCGCTGTGCCCGGCTCCGCCTTCGGCCGGCGCGTGCCGCTCCGTGTTCCGCTCGCACTGCTCACTCATGCTCGTGCCTCGCTTCGCTGGGCCCTGACGTTGCCGGGGGCGCACCTCTCGATGGTTCTCGCGCCTCGCTCGTTCACCGTGTACGTACCTCCTCGTCGGCCCTGCGGCCGGAAGCGTCGGCTTCGGTCCAGCCGGGGCCGAGGTGCAGTCTCCCCCAGGCCGCGTCGTCGAGGTCCGCCAAGCGGTCGGCGTGTGCGCGGCCGGGCGGGGTCGCGAGATCGCCCGGGACGGTGAGGGCCGCGGCGGCCCAGAGGTGGCCGTGCCGGATGCGGGTGCGGACCGGCAGGCCGCGCAGGGTGGCGGAGAGGAATCCGGCGGCGAAGGCATCACCGGCGCCGGTGGCCGCCACGAGATCGACGTTCAGGGAGGGGACGAAGGTGGCGGTGCCGACGGGGTCGCCGCGGCGCTCGCCGGTCGCGGTGCCGGGGGCGGGGTCGCCGCGCTCGCCGGTCGCGGTGCCGGCGGCGTCTTCGCGGAGACGGCCGTTCGCGGTGGGGCGCTGGAACACGGTGGCGCCGTCCTTGCCCTGCTTGACGACCAGGAGGGCCGGTTCCGGCAGCGCGTCGCCGATCTCCCGCGCCCCGTGCAGGCCCCATGCGTCCCGGGCCTCGTCGTCGCCGACGAAGACCAGGTCCGCGCCCCGCGCCAGTTCGAGCAGCTCCTGCGCCTGTCCCGGCTCACGCCACAGCCCCGGCCGGTAGTTGACGTCGAACGAGAGCAGCGGACGCCCCGGGCGGCGGGCGGTCAGCTCACGCATCAGGCCGAGGCAGTCCGCGGACAGCGCCGCCGTGATGCCGGACAGGTGCAGGACCCGGCCGGAACGGATCGCGCGGGGATCCATGTCCGCGGCCGTCATGGCGGAGGCCGCGGAACCGGCGCGGTAGTAGGCGACCTCGTGGGTGTCGCCGGCGCGGTCGCCCGCGGTGCGGAAGTAGATGCCGGTGGGGCGCAGCGGGTCGCGCTGGACGTGGGTGGTGTCGACGCCGCAGTCGGCGATGGCGGCCAGCAGGTGGTCGCCGAAGCCGTCGGCGCCGACCCGGGAGATCCAGCGCGCGGTGTGGCCGGTGCGGGCGAGGGTGCAGGCGACGTTGGACTCGGCGCCGCCGATGGCGCGGTCGAAGGAGGGGACGTCGGCGAGTCGGCCGGGCAGGTTCGGCAGGAAGGTGACCATGGACTCGCCGAGACAGACGACGTCGACGTCCGGAACGGGTGCGCCGTCCCTGACGGGGGTGTCGCCGGCGTTCGAGGACCTGGTCACGATCGGTTCCGCTCCTTCGCTGTGGTGCCTGCCCGGACCGGGTGCCGCACCGGGTTCCGGCCGTGGACCCCGGCCGGATTCCGGCCGTGTGCCGTACCGGGTTCCGGCCGTGTGGCGCACGGCGGGCCGGCCGTTTGCGGCGGCGTTTCCCACCATTGACCGGGCGATGGCTCGGATGTTAGACAGCGGTAAGCGAGATGCGCAACGAGTGTTGCAGACAGTGCAACAGGAACTTTTGAGGAGGCCCCATGGCCGGCGAACGGCTCGCGCAGGGACTCGAGGGACTGGCGGAAGAGCGGGTCGATCACCGCTTCAAGGCACTCCCCCCGGACGCCGAGGGCCGGACCGTCGGCCAGCTGGCCGCCGAGCGCCGCAACCTCTTCCGGGACGGGTTCACCACCCCCGTCCTCGCCCTCTCCGCCGAGTCGGTCGCCCACAACCTGACGCTGATGGAGACCTACGCCGAACGGCACGGCCTGGCCTTCGCCCCGCACGGCAAGACCTGCATGGCGCCCCAGCTCTTCGCCCGCCAGCTGGCGCACGGCGCCTGGGGCATCACCGCCGCCGTCCCCCACCAGGCCCGCGTCTACCGCCGTTACGGCATCGACCGGATCTTCCTGGCCAACGAGCTCGTGGACGCGGCCGCGCTGCGCTGGCTCGCCGGTGAGCTCGCCGCCGACCCCGGCTTCCGCTTCCAGTGCTACGTCGACTCGCTGCGCGGCATCGAGCTGATGGACACCGCGCTGCGCGAGGCCGGCGCCACCCGACCCGTGGACGTCGTCGTCGAGCTCGGCGCGGGCGAGGGCGCCCGTACCGGGGTGCGGACCGAGGCCGAATGCCTGGAACTCGCCGACGCCATCGCGGGCGTGGACACCCTCCGCCTGGTCGGCGTCGCCGGCTACGAGGGCGAGGTGCCCGACGCCACCCCCGAGCGGGTGACCGCCTGGCTGCGCCGACTGGTCGCCCTGGCCGTGGAGTTCGACAAGGCGGGCCGGTTCACCGACCTGGACCAGATCATCGTCAGCGCCGGCGGCAGCGCGTGGTTCGACGCGGTCGCCGACGTCTTCGCCGAGATCCCCGAGCTGTCCGCGCCGGTCCTCAAACTGCTGCGCTCCGGCGCGTACGTCTCCCACGACGACGGCCAGTACCGCAAGCTCACCCCCTTCAACCGCGTCCCGGAGGAGGGCGCCCTGCAGCCCGCCTTCCGCCTGTGGGCGCAGGTCGTCTCCCGCCCCACCCCCGAGCAGGCGTTCCTCAACGCGGGCAAGCGCGACGCGGCCTACGACCTCCATCTGCCGGAGGCCCAGGTCGTACGGTCCGGCCGGGACGGCACCCTGCGCCCGGCCGACGGGCTCACCGTCACCGGCCTGTCCGACCAGCACGCCTGGGTCAGCACCGAGCGGGCCGGCGACCTGGAGGTCGGCGACTGGGTCGGACTGGGCCTGTCACACCCCTGCACGTCCTTCGACAAGTGGCAGCTGATCCCGCTGGTCGAACAGGACGGCACGGTCACCGATTACATCCGCACCTTCTTCTAGACCTGCTCCCGGTCCGGCTGCGGGCCTGCTTCCGGACCTGTATCCGGACCTGGGGGCGAGGGCTCGCCGGCCCCCTCCACGACCCCGGCGGTGCGTGCCGATCCCCCGCGGCGCGCGCCGCCGGTCCTCCGCCCGGGGCCCTCAGGCGCAATGGCCCCCGCCCCCAAGGCCCCTGACGGACCGAGTTCCGAGGCGCCCCCGGGAACGAAGCCCCGAAGACCCGGGGCACCCACGCACCGAGGCACCAGGCCAGGCACCAGGCACCAGGCACCGAGAAAGGCAGCCCCAGCCATGGACACCGTGCTCCGCGACGTCCGCGTCCTCGACGGGTCCGGCGGTCCGTCCTACCGCGCCGACGTCGCGCTTTCCGAGGGCCGGATCGCCACGATCCACCGCGAGACGGACGGCGGCCCGCGGCCGGGCGCCGCCCGTGTGGTGGACGGCCAGGGCCTCGCCCTCTCCCCCGGCTTCATCGACATGCATGCGCACAGCGACCTCGCGCTGCTGCGTGACCCGGCGCACGAGGCGAAGGCCGCCCAGGGCGTCACCCTCGAAGTCCTCGGCCAGGACGGTCTGTCGTACGCGCCGGTCGACGACCGGACCCTCGCCGAGGTCCGGACCCAGATCACGGGGTGGAACGGTGGGGGCCCCGGGGACACCTCCGTCGACTTCACCTGGCGCACGGTCGGCGGCTACCTCGACCGCCTCGACCACGGCTTCGACGGCCAGGGCATCGCCGTGAACGCCGCCTACCTCGTCCCGCAGGGCACCGTCCGGATGCTCGCCCTCGGCTGGGACGACCGCCCCGCCACCGCCGACGAGCTGACGCGGATGAAGCAACTGGTCGCCGAGGGCCTGGAACAGGGCGCTGTCGGGCTGTCCTCCGGTCTGACGTACACCCCCGGCATGTACGCCTCCGACGCGGAACTGACCGAACTGTGCCGGGTGGTGGCCCGCTACGACGGCTACTACTGCCCGCACCACCGCTCCTACGGAGCCGGCGCCCTCCAGGCGTACGAGGAGATGGTGGCGCTCACCCGCGAGGCCGGCTGTGCGCTGCATCTGGCGCACGCCACCATGAACTTCGGCGTCAACGAGGGCCGCGCGCCCGAGCTGCTCGCGCTCCTGGACAGCGCGCTGGACGCCGGCGCGGACCTCACCCTCGACACCTACCCGTACACCCCGGGCTGTACGACGCTGGTCGCGATGCTGCCGAGCTGGGCGAGCGAGGGCGGCCCCGAGGCGATCCTCGCCCGCCTCCGCGACGAGGCGACGGCCGAGCGGATCCGCCGGGTCATGGAGGTCGACGGGGCGGACGGCTGCCACGGGGTGCCCATCGCATGGGACACCATCGAGATCTCCGGTGTCGCGGACCCCGCGCTGTCCGGCTACGTCGGCAAGACCGTCGCCCGCAGCGCGGCGGAGCGCGGTGCGGAGCCGTGGGCGACCGCCCGGCGGCTGCTGATCGACGACCGTCTGGGCTCGACGATCCTGCAGCACGTCGGCCA
It contains:
- a CDS encoding RidA family protein; translation: MTEKIALTPATHTTPPAKFSHGVKKGNILQVAGQVGFLPAVEGQAPTPAGPTLREQTLQTLANVQAILEEGGASWDDAMMIRVYLTDVDHFAEMNEIYNAYFEEQGLKEAPSARTTVYVGLPKGLLIEIDALAVLS
- a CDS encoding IclR family transcriptional regulator, with product MSQTVDRALSILPLLAEGPADLGQVADRLGVHKSTALRLLRTLHEHGLVYRQSDQRYRLGARLFALAQQAVENLDVREIAHPHLVALNERCGHTVHLAVHEENEVLYIDKVESRYPVRMYSRIGKPVALTVAAVAKLLLADLPEPERRALAEKLDYPLYTSRSTPHATAFLAELAKVREQGWATDLGGHEESINCVAAPIRGADGRLVAAMSVSAPNVVVTAEELLTLLPLVRRTADTISREYSGTAIPQ
- a CDS encoding sugar kinase — protein: MVTFLPNLPGRLADVPSFDRAIGGAESNVACTLARTGHTARWISRVGADGFGDHLLAAIADCGVDTTHVQRDPLRPTGIYFRTAGDRAGDTHEVAYYRAGSAASAMTAADMDPRAIRSGRVLHLSGITAALSADCLGLMRELTARRPGRPLLSFDVNYRPGLWREPGQAQELLELARGADLVFVGDDEARDAWGLHGAREIGDALPEPALLVVKQGKDGATVFQRPTANGRLREDAAGTATGERGDPAPGTATGERRGDPVGTATFVPSLNVDLVAATGAGDAFAAGFLSATLRGLPVRTRIRHGHLWAAAALTVPGDLATPPGRAHADRLADLDDAAWGRLHLGPGWTEADASGRRADEEVRTR
- a CDS encoding amino acid deaminase encodes the protein MAGERLAQGLEGLAEERVDHRFKALPPDAEGRTVGQLAAERRNLFRDGFTTPVLALSAESVAHNLTLMETYAERHGLAFAPHGKTCMAPQLFARQLAHGAWGITAAVPHQARVYRRYGIDRIFLANELVDAAALRWLAGELAADPGFRFQCYVDSLRGIELMDTALREAGATRPVDVVVELGAGEGARTGVRTEAECLELADAIAGVDTLRLVGVAGYEGEVPDATPERVTAWLRRLVALAVEFDKAGRFTDLDQIIVSAGGSAWFDAVADVFAEIPELSAPVLKLLRSGAYVSHDDGQYRKLTPFNRVPEEGALQPAFRLWAQVVSRPTPEQAFLNAGKRDAAYDLHLPEAQVVRSGRDGTLRPADGLTVTGLSDQHAWVSTERAGDLEVGDWVGLGLSHPCTSFDKWQLIPLVEQDGTVTDYIRTFF
- a CDS encoding N-acyl-D-amino-acid deacylase family protein, with the translated sequence MDTVLRDVRVLDGSGGPSYRADVALSEGRIATIHRETDGGPRPGAARVVDGQGLALSPGFIDMHAHSDLALLRDPAHEAKAAQGVTLEVLGQDGLSYAPVDDRTLAEVRTQITGWNGGGPGDTSVDFTWRTVGGYLDRLDHGFDGQGIAVNAAYLVPQGTVRMLALGWDDRPATADELTRMKQLVAEGLEQGAVGLSSGLTYTPGMYASDAELTELCRVVARYDGYYCPHHRSYGAGALQAYEEMVALTREAGCALHLAHATMNFGVNEGRAPELLALLDSALDAGADLTLDTYPYTPGCTTLVAMLPSWASEGGPEAILARLRDEATAERIRRVMEVDGADGCHGVPIAWDTIEISGVADPALSGYVGKTVARSAAERGAEPWATARRLLIDDRLGSTILQHVGHEDNVRRIMRHRVHTGGSDGILQGHKPHPRAYGTFPQYLGRYVRELGVLSLEECVAHLTGRPAARLRLPDRGLVREGYRADLVLFDPGTVAAGSTFEAPRTLPVGIPHVLVDGRFVIEDGRRTDVLAGRSVRRTATGRG